A part of Aquibium oceanicum genomic DNA contains:
- a CDS encoding transglycosylase domain-containing protein, which yields MENPFEPRKSNAPHASKLLELDAWIDSTLYEAGFSAGERWERITIFFRRFRVYGWKRAIVELLSEGMTLGTAGCVLLLALAMPAFEETAGNWRAQADFAVTFLDRYGNEIGQRGIIQRDSVPIDEMPDQVIKAVLATEDRRFYDHYGIDFLGLARALSENVRANSVVQGGSTITQQLAKNLFLSNERTIERKVKEAFLSLWLEMNLSKKEILQLYLDRAYMGGGTFGITAATDFYFGKGIKDVTLAEAAMLAGLFKAPARYAPHVDLPAARARANEVLTNMVQAGFMTEGQVIAARRAPADVVDRDNQKHPDYFLDWAFEEVKRIAATMPSHSLVARTTIDLNIQQAAEESLEFHLRQFGEDYGVKQGAIVVLDNDGSVRAIVGGRDYGTSQFNRATSAQRQVGSSFKPYVYATAMEHGFTPDSVISDAPITWNRWTPKNYTRGYSGRMTLSTALIKSINTVPVRLAKEHLSIPPIKELTESFGIESPVFSDKTMVLGTSGLTVLDQATGYNVFANGGFAGTRHGITQLATHSGEVVYDWRRDHPEPRRVLSEQAVRSMNSIMVQIPERGTGRRAALEGIRSAGKTGTTQAYKDAWYVGFTGNYTAAVWFGNDESTSTRNMTGGALPAMTWQRLMTYAHQNIDLKPIPGIDDPFIEKPEEEEVAAADDAGENGDEPAPDRPPIMSAATTVLLRAMADRFREAPDLRPDGDIETLSAL from the coding sequence ATGGAAAACCCGTTCGAACCCAGGAAGTCGAATGCGCCGCATGCGTCGAAGCTCCTCGAGCTCGACGCATGGATCGATTCCACCCTCTACGAGGCGGGATTCTCGGCCGGCGAGCGCTGGGAACGCATCACAATCTTCTTTCGCCGCTTCCGGGTCTACGGCTGGAAGCGCGCCATCGTGGAACTGCTCAGCGAAGGCATGACGCTGGGGACTGCGGGCTGCGTTCTCCTGCTCGCCCTCGCCATGCCGGCCTTCGAGGAGACAGCCGGAAACTGGCGCGCCCAGGCGGACTTCGCCGTCACCTTCCTCGACCGCTACGGCAACGAGATCGGCCAACGCGGCATCATTCAGCGCGACAGCGTGCCGATCGACGAGATGCCGGACCAGGTCATAAAGGCCGTGCTCGCGACCGAGGACCGCCGCTTTTACGACCATTACGGCATCGATTTCCTGGGGCTCGCCCGCGCCCTGTCGGAAAACGTCCGCGCCAATTCGGTCGTCCAGGGCGGTTCCACGATCACCCAGCAGCTCGCGAAGAACCTGTTCCTGTCCAACGAGCGTACAATCGAGCGAAAGGTCAAGGAGGCGTTCCTGTCGCTGTGGCTGGAGATGAACCTCTCCAAGAAGGAGATCCTCCAGCTCTATCTCGATCGCGCCTACATGGGCGGCGGCACTTTCGGCATAACGGCGGCGACGGATTTCTATTTCGGCAAGGGCATCAAGGATGTCACCCTGGCGGAGGCTGCGATGCTCGCCGGCCTGTTCAAGGCGCCGGCCCGCTATGCGCCGCATGTCGATCTCCCGGCCGCGCGCGCCCGCGCCAACGAGGTGCTCACCAACATGGTGCAGGCGGGCTTCATGACCGAGGGCCAGGTGATCGCGGCACGCCGAGCGCCCGCCGACGTCGTCGACCGCGACAACCAGAAACACCCGGACTATTTCCTCGACTGGGCCTTCGAGGAGGTGAAGCGCATCGCGGCGACCATGCCTTCCCATTCGCTGGTAGCGCGCACCACGATCGATCTCAACATCCAGCAGGCGGCCGAGGAGTCGCTCGAGTTCCACCTGCGCCAGTTCGGCGAGGACTACGGCGTCAAGCAGGGCGCTATCGTGGTGCTCGACAATGACGGGTCCGTGCGTGCGATCGTCGGGGGGCGCGACTACGGAACCTCTCAGTTCAACCGCGCCACGAGCGCCCAGCGCCAAGTCGGTTCCTCGTTCAAGCCCTATGTCTACGCAACCGCGATGGAGCACGGCTTCACGCCGGATTCGGTCATCTCCGATGCACCGATCACCTGGAACCGTTGGACGCCGAAGAACTACACCCGCGGCTATTCGGGGCGGATGACGCTTTCCACCGCCCTGATCAAGTCGATCAACACCGTGCCGGTGCGACTTGCCAAGGAACATCTGTCGATCCCGCCGATCAAGGAGCTGACCGAGTCCTTCGGCATCGAATCGCCGGTGTTTTCCGACAAGACCATGGTGCTCGGCACGTCCGGCCTCACCGTCCTGGACCAGGCGACGGGCTACAACGTCTTCGCCAATGGCGGCTTCGCTGGCACGCGCCACGGCATCACGCAGCTTGCGACCCATTCGGGCGAGGTCGTTTACGACTGGCGCCGCGACCATCCCGAGCCCAGGCGCGTGCTGTCGGAACAGGCGGTGCGGTCCATGAATTCGATCATGGTCCAGATTCCCGAGCGCGGCACCGGCCGACGCGCGGCGCTGGAAGGGATCCGCAGCGCCGGCAAGACTGGTACCACCCAGGCTTATAAGGATGCCTGGTATGTCGGCTTCACGGGCAACTACACGGCCGCGGTCTGGTTCGGCAACGACGAGTCCACCTCTACGCGCAACATGACCGGCGGGGCGCTGCCCGCCATGACATGGCAGCGCCTCATGACCTATGCTCACCAGAACATCGATCTCAAACCAATTCCCGGCATCGACGACCCCTTCATCGAGAAGCCGGAAGAAGAGGAAGTGGCCGCCGCGGATGATGCAGGGGAAAACGGGGACGAGCCGGCGCCTGA
- a CDS encoding terminase large subunit domain-containing protein, with protein MENPPKHFASSTTASSPSPEQKQPGWSQEVLHPRQADRATRGWFAQARHEQYPLWRRREGAPDNWMVVGGRGAGKTRLGAEWVNALVRGFSPFTLARHGQIALVGETFSDVREVMIEGPSGIRAIARGEPPRFEATRRRLVWDASGAVAYAFSAEDPESLRGPQFAAAWCDELAKWKHMEATFDMLQFGLRLGERPVQLITTTPRPAPLVRRLMADPRFRQTRMTTRDNARNLAPGFMASIEARYARTRLGRQELAPKPDAPPVSTSKASVSTISPLRAKARKGFLCAVKSRIPGYIDTPMRALAQKSPRAWQ; from the coding sequence ATGGAGAACCCGCCGAAGCATTTCGCCTCATCGACGACCGCATCATCGCCCTCGCCCGAGCAGAAGCAGCCCGGCTGGTCGCAGGAGGTGTTGCACCCAAGGCAGGCTGACCGCGCCACACGGGGATGGTTCGCCCAGGCGCGACACGAGCAATATCCGCTGTGGCGGCGCCGCGAGGGCGCGCCCGACAACTGGATGGTGGTGGGAGGCCGCGGGGCCGGCAAGACGCGGCTCGGTGCTGAATGGGTGAACGCGCTGGTGCGCGGATTCTCTCCTTTCACGCTCGCGCGGCACGGCCAGATCGCGCTGGTGGGGGAGACGTTTTCGGACGTGCGCGAGGTGATGATCGAGGGACCTTCGGGGATCCGCGCAATCGCGCGCGGAGAGCCGCCGCGCTTCGAAGCGACCCGGCGCAGGTTGGTGTGGGACGCTTCGGGCGCCGTGGCCTATGCCTTTTCCGCCGAGGATCCCGAGAGCCTGCGTGGACCGCAATTCGCAGCCGCCTGGTGCGACGAGCTCGCCAAGTGGAAACACATGGAAGCGACCTTCGACATGCTGCAGTTCGGGCTGCGGCTCGGGGAGCGGCCCGTGCAGTTGATCACAACGACGCCTAGGCCGGCACCGCTGGTGCGCCGGCTGATGGCCGATCCGCGCTTCCGGCAGACGCGCATGACGACGCGCGACAATGCGCGGAACCTGGCTCCCGGCTTCATGGCCTCGATCGAGGCGCGCTACGCACGCACGCGGCTCGGGCGCCAGGAACTTGCCCCCAAGCCCGATGCGCCGCCGGTTTCCACTTCCAAAGCTTCCGTTTCGACCATCTCCCCGCTTCGTGCAAAGGCGAGGAAAGGATTTCTTTGCGCTGTCAAAAGCCGAATTCCAGGCTACATTGACACTCCGATGCGCGCACTGGCACAAAAATCGCCCAGGGCTTGGCAGTGA
- a CDS encoding response regulator transcription factor: MRILVVEDDKNLNRQIADALTEAGYVVDRAHDGEEGHFLGDTEPYDAVVLDIGLPEMDGISVLERWRADGKKMPVLMLTARDRWSDKVAGIDAGADDYVAKPFHIEEVLARVRALIRRAAGHASSELVCGPLRVDTKASKADVGGMPLKLTSHEFRLLAYLMHHMGEVVSRTELVEHLYDQDFDRDSNTVEVFVGRLRKKMGLDLIETVRGMGYRMREPQE; the protein is encoded by the coding sequence ATGAGAATATTGGTTGTAGAGGATGACAAGAACCTCAACCGTCAGATCGCCGACGCGCTGACGGAAGCGGGTTACGTGGTTGACCGGGCCCACGACGGCGAGGAAGGTCATTTCCTGGGGGACACCGAGCCCTACGATGCCGTCGTTCTGGACATTGGCCTGCCCGAAATGGACGGGATCAGCGTGCTGGAAAGATGGCGCGCGGACGGCAAGAAAATGCCTGTGCTGATGCTGACGGCGCGCGACCGCTGGAGCGATAAAGTGGCAGGGATCGACGCGGGCGCCGACGACTACGTCGCCAAACCCTTCCACATCGAGGAAGTGCTGGCGCGTGTGCGCGCCCTGATTCGCCGGGCGGCGGGGCACGCCTCGTCCGAACTGGTCTGCGGCCCGCTGCGGGTCGACACCAAGGCGTCCAAGGCCGATGTCGGCGGAATGCCGCTGAAGCTGACCTCTCACGAGTTCCGGCTGCTCGCCTATCTCATGCATCACATGGGGGAGGTCGTGTCGCGCACCGAACTGGTCGAGCACCTCTATGACCAGGATTTCGACCGCGATTCCAACACGGTCGAGGTGTTCGTCGGGCGCTTGCGCAAGAAGATGGGCCTGGACCTGATCGAGACGGTGCGCGGCATGGGGTACCGGATGCGAGAGCCGCAGGAGTGA
- a CDS encoding ATP-binding protein, whose protein sequence is MSTQAPHQARPARRNALRIGLRSLSFRVVTFSTVWAVVALVVIATLISALYRVSAERSFRSLLVAHLYSLVAAVSVSDEGELQGTPALYDVKFSQPGSGWYWAVEPVSPGLAGGIRSSSMSDPIPAPSEAEVPFDSQFQRIYETVGLSGERIDVVENDFILDSDNRIARFRVMGNRSELELDIADFSQQLYTYLTLFGVGMIAINAIVILLGLRPLDQVRNALAEVREGTAKKLDGRFPSEIEPLASETNALIENNRRIVERSRTQVGNLAHSLKTPVAVLLNEGRAMGGEKGRLIVEQAAALQQQVEHYLQRARIAAQRDSVVFRTPLKEPLERLLRVFRKLDPKVDIAFEGPERELVFAGEREDLEEITGNLLENAVKWARSAVRVRLAEEAGRILLTIEDDGPGIPEEQAREALKRGTRLDETKPGTGLGLAIVHDLVREYSGELALDRSELGGLKAAIRLPSAG, encoded by the coding sequence GTGAGCACCCAGGCGCCGCACCAGGCGCGGCCCGCCAGGCGCAACGCGCTGAGGATCGGGCTTCGCTCGCTGTCCTTCCGCGTCGTCACCTTTTCCACGGTTTGGGCGGTCGTCGCCCTCGTGGTGATCGCCACGCTGATTTCCGCGCTCTATCGCGTCTCGGCCGAACGCAGCTTCCGCAGCCTGCTCGTAGCGCATCTCTACAGTCTCGTCGCGGCGGTGAGCGTTTCCGACGAGGGCGAGTTGCAAGGGACGCCGGCGCTTTACGACGTCAAGTTCTCACAGCCCGGTTCCGGCTGGTACTGGGCCGTGGAGCCGGTCTCGCCGGGCCTCGCCGGCGGCATCCGCTCCTCCTCCATGTCCGATCCGATTCCCGCGCCGTCGGAAGCCGAGGTGCCGTTCGACAGCCAGTTCCAGCGCATTTACGAGACCGTCGGCCTGTCTGGCGAACGAATCGACGTGGTTGAGAACGACTTCATCCTGGACTCCGACAACCGGATCGCCCGGTTCCGCGTGATGGGGAACAGGAGCGAGCTGGAACTGGACATCGCCGACTTCTCACAACAGCTCTACACCTATCTGACGCTGTTTGGCGTCGGCATGATCGCAATCAACGCCATCGTGATTCTTTTGGGACTGCGTCCTTTGGATCAGGTGCGCAACGCGCTGGCCGAGGTGCGGGAAGGAACTGCCAAGAAACTCGACGGCAGGTTTCCCTCCGAGATCGAACCGCTCGCCAGCGAGACGAACGCGCTGATCGAGAACAACCGTCGAATCGTCGAACGGTCGCGCACGCAGGTCGGCAATCTCGCCCATTCCCTGAAGACGCCGGTGGCCGTACTCCTCAACGAGGGACGCGCGATGGGCGGTGAGAAGGGGAGGCTCATCGTCGAGCAGGCGGCCGCGCTTCAGCAGCAGGTGGAGCACTACCTTCAGCGCGCGCGCATCGCCGCCCAGCGCGACAGTGTCGTCTTCCGCACGCCGCTCAAGGAGCCGCTGGAACGGCTGTTGCGGGTGTTCCGCAAGCTCGACCCGAAGGTCGACATTGCCTTCGAAGGCCCGGAGCGCGAACTCGTCTTCGCCGGGGAGCGGGAGGATCTCGAGGAGATTACCGGCAATCTCCTGGAAAATGCTGTCAAATGGGCGCGGTCCGCTGTGCGCGTGCGGCTGGCGGAGGAGGCGGGACGTATCCTGCTGACGATCGAGGACGATGGGCCGGGCATTCCCGAGGAACAGGCGCGCGAGGCGCTGAAGCGCGGCACGCGGCTCGACGAGACCAAGCCCGGGACCGGTCTCGGGCTGGCGATCGTTCACGATCTCGTGCGCGAATACAGCGGCGAACTGGCGCTCGATCGGTCGGAACTCGGGGGGTTGAAAGCCGCGATTCGCCTGCCGTCTGCGGGATGA
- the ccmI gene encoding c-type cytochrome biogenesis protein CcmI: MVFWIVLGLLTVIASLAVILPLAGRREEAAPGSVHDIEVYRDQLAEVERDAERGLIGRHEAEQARAEIGRRILKLDSTEKSEGGKRRGETAVARGLAMAGVLAVPLVSWGVYSSIGSPELPGQPLAERLAKNPGESSIDELVARAEAHLRANPQDGRGWDVLAPIYARLERPTEAATAYRNAIRLIGPTAARETGLGEALMMSAGGVVRADAVDAFRRALEIDPQDPKARFYLATAMAQEGRMSEAADALRAMLADLPQNAPWREVVEQSIARAEEEASRRGTAPPGPTREDFEAAGEMSADDRSAMIEIMVAQLDERLRENPDDREGWQRLVRSYMVLGKADEARDALTRGVAALGEDSAAARELVAFAAEQGVRGVEER; encoded by the coding sequence ATGGTTTTCTGGATCGTGCTCGGACTGCTGACGGTGATCGCCAGCCTCGCCGTGATCCTGCCGCTCGCCGGCAGGCGCGAGGAGGCCGCGCCCGGTTCCGTGCATGACATCGAGGTCTACCGGGACCAGCTGGCCGAAGTGGAGCGGGATGCGGAGCGCGGTCTGATCGGCAGGCATGAAGCCGAGCAGGCGCGAGCCGAGATCGGCCGGCGGATCCTGAAACTCGACAGCACGGAGAAGAGCGAAGGCGGGAAGCGCCGGGGCGAGACGGCCGTCGCGCGTGGGCTCGCGATGGCAGGCGTGCTGGCGGTGCCGCTGGTGAGCTGGGGGGTGTACAGTTCGATCGGATCGCCGGAGCTTCCGGGTCAGCCGCTCGCAGAGCGGCTGGCGAAGAACCCGGGCGAGAGCAGCATCGACGAACTCGTGGCGCGGGCGGAGGCGCATCTTCGCGCCAATCCGCAGGACGGGCGCGGCTGGGACGTGCTGGCGCCGATCTATGCCAGGCTCGAACGGCCGACCGAGGCGGCGACCGCCTATCGCAACGCCATCCGCCTTATTGGGCCGACCGCGGCGCGCGAGACTGGTCTCGGCGAGGCCCTGATGATGTCGGCCGGCGGCGTGGTGCGTGCCGACGCCGTCGACGCCTTCCGGCGGGCGCTGGAAATCGACCCGCAGGATCCGAAGGCACGGTTCTATCTCGCCACCGCCATGGCGCAGGAAGGCAGGATGTCGGAAGCCGCCGATGCTCTGCGCGCGATGCTTGCCGACCTGCCGCAGAACGCGCCCTGGCGCGAGGTCGTGGAGCAGTCCATCGCACGGGCCGAGGAAGAGGCATCCCGCAGGGGCACGGCTCCTCCCGGCCCGACCCGCGAAGACTTCGAGGCGGCGGGCGAGATGAGCGCCGACGATCGCAGCGCTATGATCGAGATCATGGTTGCTCAGCTTGATGAGAGGCTAAGGGAGAACCCGGACGACCGGGAAGGCTGGCAACGCCTGGTGCGCTCCTACATGGTGCTCGGCAAGGCGGACGAGGCACGCGACGCCCTCACGCGCGGCGTCGCCGCGCTCGGCGAGGACAGCGCCGCGGCGCGAGAACTCGTGGCCTTCGCGGCGGAACAGGGCGTGAGGGGCGTGGAAGAACGATGA
- the ccmE gene encoding cytochrome c maturation protein CcmE, whose translation MTRKQKRLSIILGALAFVGTATGLTFYALGQKTSYFYMPADLTTASIAPGQRIRLGGLVEDGSIVRGQGTRVSFGVSDGGGKVEVVYDGLLPDLFREGQGVVTEGTFGADGTFVADSVLAKHDENYMPKEVADSLKAQGVWQEN comes from the coding sequence ATGACGCGGAAGCAGAAACGGCTGTCGATCATACTGGGCGCGCTGGCCTTTGTCGGCACCGCGACCGGGCTGACATTCTATGCGCTCGGGCAGAAGACCTCCTACTTCTACATGCCGGCCGACCTCACGACCGCGAGCATCGCACCGGGACAGCGCATCCGGCTGGGCGGGCTGGTGGAGGACGGTTCGATCGTGCGCGGCCAGGGCACGCGTGTCTCGTTCGGCGTCTCCGACGGTGGCGGCAAGGTCGAAGTCGTCTATGATGGGCTCCTGCCAGACCTGTTCCGCGAGGGGCAGGGCGTGGTGACGGAAGGCACGTTCGGCGCCGACGGAACCTTCGTCGCGGACAGCGTGCTCGCCAAGCACGACGAGAACTACATGCCCAAGGAAGTCGCCGACAGCCTGAAGGCGCAGGGCGTCTGGCAGGAAAACTGA
- a CDS encoding heme lyase CcmF/NrfE family subunit, which yields MVETGHFALVLAFALALVQFFLPLVGSRTGDARLMATAGPVAVTGFAMTAISFAALTSAYVLSDFSVLNVFENSHSQKPLLYKFSGTWGNHEGSMLLWVLILTFFGALVAAFGRNLPATLRANVLSIQGLIGSAFFLFILATSNPFARLNPAPIEGQDLNPVLQDVGLAIHPPLLYLGYVGFSVCFSFAVAALIEGRIDAAWARWVRPWTLAAWVFLTGGIAMGSFWAYYELGWGGFWFWDPVENASFMPWLAGTALLHSAIVMEKRSALKIWTILLAILTFSLSLLGTFLVRSGVLTSVHAFATDPTRGVFILAILTLFIGGALALFAWRAQSLAPGGIFHPISREGALVLNNLFLSTAVATVLVGTLYPLALEAVTGEKISVGAPFFDLTFGPLMVPLLIAVPFGPLLAWKRADLWAASQRLAFAAGGALLVILFVALFIDRASVFAALGIGLAAWMILGALTDLALKSGIGSVSPGVALRRLAGLPRSAFGTSLAHLGLGLTTLGVVSVTSLQTEHILTMKPGDTVEVSGYQLRFDGLQPFQGQNFTEDRGLFPLLDSDGDVLTTIMSAKRFYPARQMPTTEAGISTRGLSQMYVSLGDPVDGGGIVVRIWWKPFVTLIWLGSVVMMGGGILSLLDRRLRVGAPARRAKKARAATGATG from the coding sequence TTGGTCGAAACCGGACATTTCGCGCTCGTCCTGGCGTTCGCGCTGGCGCTGGTCCAGTTCTTTCTGCCGCTTGTCGGATCGCGCACGGGTGATGCGCGCCTGATGGCGACCGCCGGGCCGGTCGCGGTGACCGGTTTTGCCATGACCGCGATATCCTTCGCGGCGCTGACCTCCGCCTATGTGCTGTCGGACTTCTCGGTCCTCAACGTCTTCGAGAATTCGCATTCGCAGAAGCCGCTGCTCTACAAATTCTCGGGCACCTGGGGAAACCACGAGGGCTCGATGCTGCTGTGGGTGCTGATCCTGACCTTCTTCGGTGCCCTGGTGGCGGCATTCGGCCGCAACCTGCCGGCGACGCTGCGCGCCAACGTGCTGTCGATCCAGGGACTGATCGGCTCGGCCTTCTTCCTGTTCATCCTCGCCACGTCCAACCCCTTCGCCCGGCTCAATCCCGCGCCGATCGAGGGTCAGGACCTTAACCCGGTGCTCCAGGACGTCGGCCTGGCCATCCATCCGCCGCTGCTTTACCTCGGCTACGTCGGCTTCTCCGTCTGCTTCTCCTTCGCGGTGGCGGCGTTGATCGAGGGGCGCATCGACGCCGCCTGGGCGCGCTGGGTACGGCCGTGGACGCTGGCCGCCTGGGTGTTCCTCACCGGCGGCATCGCGATGGGCTCCTTCTGGGCCTATTACGAGCTCGGCTGGGGCGGGTTCTGGTTCTGGGACCCGGTGGAGAACGCCTCCTTCATGCCGTGGCTCGCGGGAACCGCGCTGCTCCATTCCGCGATCGTCATGGAGAAGCGCTCGGCCTTGAAGATCTGGACGATCCTCCTGGCCATCCTCACCTTCTCGCTGTCGCTGCTCGGCACCTTCCTCGTCCGGTCCGGCGTGCTCACCTCTGTGCACGCGTTTGCGACCGATCCCACCCGCGGCGTCTTCATCCTCGCCATCCTCACGCTCTTCATCGGCGGTGCGCTGGCGCTGTTCGCCTGGCGGGCGCAATCGCTGGCGCCGGGTGGCATCTTCCATCCGATCTCGCGCGAAGGCGCTCTGGTGCTCAACAACCTTTTCCTGAGCACCGCGGTCGCCACCGTACTCGTCGGCACGCTCTATCCGCTGGCGCTCGAGGCCGTGACGGGAGAGAAGATCTCGGTCGGCGCGCCCTTCTTCGACCTGACCTTCGGGCCGCTGATGGTGCCGCTGCTCATCGCCGTGCCTTTCGGTCCGCTGCTCGCCTGGAAGCGCGCGGATCTCTGGGCTGCTTCGCAACGCCTGGCGTTCGCAGCGGGCGGGGCGCTGCTCGTCATTCTCTTCGTCGCGCTCTTTATCGATCGTGCCTCGGTCTTCGCCGCCCTCGGGATCGGGCTCGCCGCCTGGATGATCCTCGGCGCCCTCACAGACCTCGCGCTCAAATCCGGCATCGGCAGCGTCTCCCCCGGTGTAGCGCTGCGCCGCTTAGCGGGACTGCCGCGCTCCGCCTTCGGCACGTCGCTGGCGCATCTCGGCCTGGGACTGACGACGCTCGGCGTCGTTTCGGTGACGTCGCTCCAGACCGAGCACATCCTGACCATGAAGCCCGGCGATACTGTCGAGGTCTCGGGCTACCAGCTGCGGTTCGATGGGCTGCAGCCGTTCCAGGGGCAGAACTTCACCGAGGACCGCGGTCTGTTCCCGTTGCTCGATTCCGACGGCGACGTCCTGACGACCATCATGTCGGCGAAGCGGTTTTACCCGGCCCGCCAGATGCCGACGACGGAGGCGGGCATCTCGACGCGTGGTCTCAGCCAGATGTATGTCTCGCTCGGCGATCCCGTCGACGGCGGCGGCATCGTCGTGCGCATCTGGTGGAAGCCTTTCGTGACGCTGATCTGGCTTGGCTCGGTCGTGATGATGGGCGGCGGGATTCTTTCGCTTCTCGATCGGCGCCTGCGTGTCGGCGCGCCAGCGCGGCGAGCGAAAAAGGCCCGCGCGGCGACCGGGGCGACGGGTTGA
- a CDS encoding cytochrome c-type biogenesis protein: MPLLRTLLVALAIAFSATAAYAVLPDEVLDDPALEARARQLSAELRCLVCQNQSIDDSNAELARDLRILVRERLVAGDTDEEVMDFIVSRYGEFVLLKPRMSFQNLALWGTPLVVILAGGAFLLLRGRGARRQPGRLSAEEEARLGEILRERDRPN; encoded by the coding sequence TTGCCCCTCCTGCGCACCCTCCTTGTGGCGCTCGCCATCGCTTTCTCGGCGACGGCGGCCTACGCCGTGCTTCCCGACGAGGTGCTGGACGATCCGGCACTGGAAGCCCGCGCCCGGCAGCTCTCGGCGGAACTGCGCTGCCTCGTGTGCCAGAACCAGTCGATCGACGATTCCAATGCCGAACTCGCGCGTGACCTGCGGATCCTCGTGCGCGAGCGGCTTGTGGCCGGCGACACAGACGAGGAGGTGATGGACTTCATCGTCTCGCGCTACGGCGAGTTCGTGCTCCTCAAGCCTCGTATGAGCTTCCAGAACCTGGCGCTGTGGGGAACGCCGCTGGTGGTGATTCTGGCCGGCGGCGCCTTCCTGCTCCTGCGCGGGCGCGGCGCGCGCCGGCAGCCGGGCCGGCTTTCCGCCGAGGAAGAGGCGCGGCTGGGCGAGATTCTGCGGGAGCGGGACCGCCCGAACTGA
- a CDS encoding bifunctional alpha/beta hydrolase/OsmC family protein, which translates to MDPIIQRVEFPGHSGAQLAARLDMPNGPVRAYALFAHCFTCSKDLLAVRRIAADLARAGIAILRFDFTGLGSSEGEFASTDFSSNVGDLIAAAEFLRGSYEAPALLIGHSLGGAAVLAAARDIPEARAVVTIGAPADTGHVLKNFGASLPEIERDGEAEVKLGGRSFRIGRQFVDDVRATRLADSIAAMRKPLLILHSPIDRIVGIENATTIFTAAKHPKSFVSLDKADHLLTNPDDAAFAASVITGWSSRYLKDDRPQGEEAIERVRIMETGEGKFQNAVQAGRHRLFADEPPSVGGLDTGPSPYDFLSIALGACTSMTLRIYADFKKLTLGRISVDVSHSKIHMKDCLECTDEERGSNKRIDQFERVISIEGDLPAEIAEKIEEIAKKCPVHRTLESSSRVRTVVRKAEVAQQR; encoded by the coding sequence ATGGATCCGATCATACAGCGCGTGGAATTTCCCGGGCATTCGGGCGCGCAGCTTGCCGCGCGCCTCGACATGCCGAACGGTCCCGTGCGGGCTTATGCGCTGTTCGCGCACTGCTTCACATGCTCCAAGGACCTTCTTGCCGTGCGGCGGATCGCGGCGGACCTCGCGCGCGCCGGCATCGCCATACTGCGTTTCGATTTCACCGGACTGGGGTCGAGCGAGGGTGAATTCGCATCGACCGACTTCTCCTCCAACGTCGGTGACCTGATCGCCGCGGCGGAGTTCCTCCGCGGAAGCTATGAGGCCCCGGCGCTGCTGATCGGCCATTCGCTCGGCGGCGCGGCCGTGCTCGCCGCGGCGCGGGACATCCCGGAGGCGCGTGCGGTGGTCACGATCGGCGCCCCAGCCGATACCGGGCACGTGCTCAAGAACTTCGGCGCAAGCCTTCCCGAGATCGAACGGGACGGCGAGGCCGAGGTGAAGCTCGGCGGGAGAAGCTTCCGCATCGGCCGCCAGTTCGTCGACGACGTGCGCGCCACGAGGCTCGCCGACAGCATCGCCGCGATGCGCAAGCCGCTCCTCATCCTGCATTCCCCGATCGACCGGATCGTCGGCATCGAGAACGCGACGACGATCTTCACGGCGGCCAAGCACCCGAAGAGCTTCGTGTCGCTGGACAAGGCCGACCATCTCCTCACCAATCCCGACGATGCCGCCTTCGCCGCCTCCGTGATCACCGGCTGGTCGTCGCGCTACCTCAAGGACGACAGGCCGCAGGGGGAGGAAGCGATCGAGCGCGTCCGGATCATGGAAACCGGGGAGGGCAAGTTCCAGAACGCCGTCCAGGCGGGTCGCCATCGTCTCTTCGCCGACGAACCGCCGAGCGTCGGCGGCCTGGACACAGGGCCGTCGCCCTACGATTTCCTGTCCATCGCACTCGGCGCCTGCACGTCGATGACGCTGCGGATCTATGCCGACTTCAAGAAGCTGACGCTCGGGCGCATCAGCGTCGACGTCTCGCACAGCAAGATCCACATGAAGGATTGCCTGGAGTGCACCGACGAGGAGCGGGGTTCGAACAAGCGCATCGATCAGTTCGAGCGGGTGATTTCGATCGAGGGAGACCTGCCGGCGGAGATCGCCGAAAAGATCGAGGAGATCGCCAAAAAGTGCCCGGTACACCGGACGCTGGAATCCTCCTCGCGGGTGCGGACGGTGGTCCGTAAAGCTGAGGTTGCGCAGCAGCGATAG